One stretch of Jiangella gansuensis DSM 44835 DNA includes these proteins:
- a CDS encoding sensor histidine kinase has protein sequence MSWRRRGQQGRRPPSAPSDRRLLRRASIVVAVQTGIAAAVVVAAVIALVYSISLQERREATEHKLQDKIANPKGYDPSAAQPLTIDPLPEGCDQAAFEATVESLPAGGTEFEACDTPFFAYVAETDGVRAAAVTSFVEQQEETERLARLSILVGAIGVLAAAGLGWLVARRAVRPLGDALTSQRRFVADASHELRTPLAILHTRAQLLERGPVTDDDQRQEITQLVEDARVLTDIVNDMLLSAELQYRPEARQPVDLARVATQIKDSFSATADEAGVDIVVDAAPDGKHVVSGVPSALRRAVAALVDNAMDHVERGGTVTISLTGDDGHARISVIDNGVGLDPQLAAELTQRFRRGPGANGNGHRLGLGLALVDEVVHAHDGSMVIDGRPGDGATVTLTFPAAR, from the coding sequence TTGAGCTGGCGCCGTCGCGGCCAGCAGGGCCGCCGTCCACCGTCCGCACCGTCCGACCGACGGCTGCTGCGGCGGGCATCGATCGTCGTCGCCGTCCAGACCGGGATCGCGGCGGCGGTCGTCGTCGCCGCCGTCATCGCCCTGGTGTACTCCATCAGCCTGCAGGAACGGCGCGAAGCCACCGAGCACAAGCTCCAGGACAAGATCGCGAACCCGAAGGGCTACGACCCGTCGGCGGCCCAGCCGCTGACGATCGACCCGTTGCCGGAAGGGTGCGACCAGGCGGCGTTCGAAGCCACCGTCGAGAGCCTCCCGGCCGGCGGCACCGAGTTCGAAGCCTGCGACACGCCGTTCTTCGCCTATGTGGCCGAGACCGACGGCGTCCGGGCCGCGGCCGTCACCAGCTTCGTCGAGCAGCAGGAGGAGACCGAGCGGCTGGCCCGCCTGTCCATCCTGGTGGGTGCCATCGGGGTCCTGGCGGCGGCCGGGCTGGGCTGGCTGGTGGCCCGCCGCGCGGTGCGGCCGCTTGGTGACGCGCTGACGTCACAACGACGGTTCGTGGCCGACGCCAGCCACGAGCTGCGCACCCCGCTGGCCATCCTGCACACGCGCGCCCAACTGCTGGAGCGCGGCCCCGTCACCGACGACGACCAGCGGCAGGAGATCACCCAGCTGGTCGAGGATGCCCGCGTGCTCACCGACATCGTCAACGACATGCTGCTCTCCGCCGAACTGCAGTACCGCCCGGAGGCGCGACAGCCCGTCGACCTGGCCCGGGTGGCGACGCAGATCAAGGACTCCTTCTCCGCCACCGCCGACGAGGCCGGGGTGGACATCGTCGTCGACGCCGCACCGGACGGCAAGCACGTCGTGTCCGGCGTGCCCAGCGCCCTGCGCCGCGCCGTCGCCGCCCTCGTGGACAACGCCATGGACCACGTGGAGCGCGGCGGTACTGTCACCATCAGCCTCACCGGCGACGACGGCCACGCGCGCATCAGCGTCATCGACAACGGCGTCGGGCTCGACCCGCAACTGGCCGCCGAACTGACTCAACGGTTCCGCCGCGGCCCGGGCGCGAACGGCAACGGCCACCGCCTCGGGCTCGGCCTGGCACTGGTGGACGAGGTGGTTCACGCCCACGACGGGTCGATGGTCATCGACGGACGCCCAGGCGACGGAGCCACCGTCACCCTGACCTTCCCCGCCGCCCGTTGA
- a CDS encoding response regulator transcription factor, translated as MTADRRHRLLLVEDDTKLSDLLGRLFTAEGYDVTVARDGHTGLHQALTSQFDVMVIDRGLPAIEGVDLIRKLRSRGVTTPMLVLTARGTTDDRVEGLDAGAEDYVVKPFEIDELLARLRALLRRHTDTSTRLDLGERYLDVTSRRVAGGTAAPIELSGRECELLHLFAAHRTQVFTRDELRRLVFQDADSPGAVDTYVYYLRRKLGRDIIRTVHGLGYQMGSA; from the coding sequence ATGACAGCGGACCGCCGCCACCGGCTCCTGCTGGTCGAGGACGACACCAAGCTGTCGGACCTGCTCGGCCGGCTGTTCACCGCCGAGGGCTACGACGTCACCGTCGCGCGGGACGGCCACACCGGCCTGCACCAGGCGCTGACGAGCCAGTTCGACGTCATGGTCATCGACCGCGGGCTGCCGGCCATCGAGGGCGTCGACCTGATCCGCAAACTGCGCTCGCGCGGGGTCACGACGCCCATGCTGGTGCTCACGGCGCGCGGCACCACCGACGACCGCGTCGAGGGCCTGGACGCCGGCGCCGAGGACTACGTCGTCAAACCGTTCGAGATCGACGAACTCCTGGCCCGGCTGCGCGCGCTGTTGCGGCGGCACACCGACACCTCGACCCGGCTGGACCTCGGCGAGCGGTACCTGGACGTCACGTCGCGGCGGGTGGCCGGCGGCACCGCCGCACCGATCGAGCTGTCCGGCCGGGAATGCGAACTGTTGCACCTGTTCGCCGCACACCGCACCCAGGTGTTCACCCGCGACGAGCTGCGGCGGCTGGTGTTCCAGGACGCGGACAGCCCCGGTGCCGTGGACACCTATGTCTACTATCTGCGCAGGAAACTCGGCCGGGACATCATCAGGACCGTCCACGGCCTCGGCTATCAGATGGGATCCGCTTGA
- a CDS encoding GNAT family N-acetyltransferase, translating to MRTGREIDVVPAGEDDLRHTAELHVTELPHGLFPRLGDGFVRRWHGAHLASPHGVLLVATRGDEVVGFVLGTTDRPANVSWIIGHHRRELVMAALGSLVTRPGVAAGFVRTRGLRYLRRLFGRSAAPARVAGQGGVPEADFASIAVLEAVVVAPGARGEGIGTALVEALLRVVAAAGAERTELVTKAGAAGAAGFYERAGWHRVGGHVDRDGDEVLTFRIDPRFVRAR from the coding sequence ATGCGCACTGGTCGCGAGATCGACGTCGTGCCCGCGGGTGAGGACGATCTGCGGCACACTGCGGAGCTGCACGTGACGGAGCTCCCGCATGGGTTGTTCCCGCGACTCGGCGACGGGTTCGTCCGCCGTTGGCACGGCGCACACCTGGCGTCGCCTCACGGCGTGCTGCTCGTCGCCACCCGCGGCGACGAGGTGGTCGGTTTCGTTCTGGGCACCACCGACCGGCCCGCCAACGTGTCGTGGATCATCGGGCACCACCGCCGCGAGCTGGTGATGGCGGCCCTCGGCAGCCTGGTCACCCGCCCCGGAGTGGCGGCGGGGTTCGTCCGCACCCGAGGGCTGCGTTACCTGCGCCGGCTGTTCGGGCGCAGCGCGGCGCCGGCCAGGGTGGCCGGCCAGGGGGGCGTCCCGGAGGCGGACTTCGCGTCCATCGCCGTGCTCGAGGCGGTCGTCGTCGCTCCCGGTGCACGCGGGGAGGGCATCGGCACAGCCCTGGTCGAGGCGTTGCTGCGCGTCGTGGCGGCGGCCGGTGCGGAACGGACCGAGCTGGTGACGAAGGCCGGCGCAGCGGGCGCGGCCGGGTTCTACGAGCGGGCCGGCTGGCACCGGGTGGGCGGTCACGTCGACCGTGACGGCGACGAGGTGCTGACGTTCCGCATCGACCCGAGGTTCGTGCGGGCTCGATGA
- a CDS encoding twin-arginine translocation signal domain-containing protein, whose amino-acid sequence MTRRTTRRAFLAGGLAAAAVAACGTEPQTQPRTIRTPDPAPKLPAGPVPEPPLPVPDLSATQPWEPSAGEIAPEIKVAAVRVIEALGNAPDGAAPPTQRLTAAGAEPRLAAAAGPLVPPSVPSTVAVVYPQYGGLERSTASVMAVTEQTWVVDRALVSRSVTVDVRLKRGSAGWLVDQLLPAEVIDRAALTLDGAAAQLAASPRVHLPDAAVADLAAGIVDARVVASLLELAATYELSVSVFRAGHPENVFGTDRTSNHTRGRAVDIWAVDGVPVVTMGLDDPLLLGFLDAVRSTGSDEIGGPVDPDGPGGKHFADDLHRDHVHLGFER is encoded by the coding sequence ATGACTCGACGTACCACCCGGCGCGCGTTCCTCGCCGGCGGGCTCGCCGCCGCTGCAGTAGCGGCCTGCGGCACCGAGCCGCAGACACAGCCGCGCACGATCCGCACACCCGATCCGGCACCCAAACTGCCGGCAGGTCCGGTACCTGAGCCCCCGTTACCGGTACCGGACCTGTCGGCGACCCAGCCATGGGAGCCATCCGCGGGAGAGATCGCGCCCGAGATCAAGGTGGCTGCTGTCCGGGTCATCGAGGCGCTGGGCAACGCGCCCGACGGTGCCGCCCCACCCACGCAGCGGCTCACGGCGGCGGGTGCCGAGCCGCGGCTCGCCGCTGCCGCCGGCCCGCTCGTGCCCCCGTCGGTGCCGTCCACCGTCGCGGTCGTCTACCCCCAGTACGGCGGGCTGGAGCGGTCAACCGCCAGCGTCATGGCCGTGACCGAGCAGACCTGGGTGGTCGACCGCGCCCTGGTGAGCCGCAGCGTCACCGTCGACGTGCGGCTGAAGCGCGGCTCCGCCGGCTGGCTGGTCGACCAGCTGCTGCCGGCCGAGGTGATCGACCGGGCGGCGCTGACGCTCGACGGTGCGGCGGCGCAGCTGGCCGCCAGCCCGCGGGTCCACCTGCCGGATGCCGCGGTGGCGGATCTGGCCGCGGGCATCGTGGACGCGCGGGTGGTCGCCTCGCTGCTCGAGCTCGCCGCGACCTACGAGCTGTCGGTGTCGGTGTTCCGCGCCGGACACCCGGAGAACGTCTTCGGCACGGACCGCACCAGCAACCACACTCGCGGCCGGGCCGTGGACATCTGGGCCGTCGACGGTGTTCCGGTGGTGACCATGGGGCTGGACGACCCCCTCCTGCTCGGCTTCCTCGACGCCGTACGGTCCACGGGCAGTGACGAGATCGGTGGCCCGGTCGACCCGGACGGGCCCGGTGGGAAGCACTTCGCCGACGACCTCCACCGGGACCACGTCCACCTGGGCTTCGAGCGGTGA
- a CDS encoding gluconokinase, GntK/IdnK-type, translating to MGVSGSGKTTVARRLAEVLDRPFAEADDFHPPANVAKMAAGTPLTDEDRWPWLEIVRDWLSEQTKAGHSAVVTCSALRRAYRDVLREAAGPVRFVHLDGDPELIAERMRHRKGHFMPPVLLRSQLDTLEPLEPDEDGVRIPVTGTPDEIVEDALKQLNQLDP from the coding sequence ATGGGCGTGTCCGGATCCGGCAAGACGACGGTCGCGCGGCGACTGGCCGAGGTCCTGGACCGCCCGTTCGCCGAGGCCGACGACTTCCACCCGCCGGCCAACGTGGCGAAGATGGCCGCCGGTACACCACTCACCGACGAGGACCGCTGGCCGTGGCTCGAGATCGTGCGCGACTGGCTGTCCGAGCAGACCAAGGCCGGCCACAGCGCCGTCGTCACGTGCTCGGCACTGCGCCGCGCCTACCGTGACGTGCTGCGCGAGGCAGCCGGTCCGGTGCGGTTCGTGCACCTGGACGGCGACCCCGAGCTGATCGCCGAGCGGATGCGGCATCGGAAGGGGCACTTCATGCCGCCTGTGCTGCTGCGCTCGCAACTGGACACCCTGGAACCCCTGGAGCCCGACGAGGACGGCGTGCGGATCCCCGTCACCGGAACGCCGGACGAAATCGTCGAAGATGCGCTGAAACAGCTGAATCAGCTCGACCCGTGA